The proteins below come from a single Timaviella obliquedivisa GSE-PSE-MK23-08B genomic window:
- a CDS encoding AMIN domain-containing protein: MRSATGQKFWLSLGLMTAIGSPGIVAVEILGAMGAIAFTATAAQAATLSNWSFNPNTNQLEVLLPAGVQPRYFLVAEPARIVLDLPSTQVGAVPTEGSYGGAIQQIRVAQFQPDLARIVLQLSPDTVLAPGQVQLEKVGSVEQGAQRWTLRPLVADAASPITASEPAQPAPTAIAPPSIISPAPTPLLRSEVSTIPTGLPPALAPIAPSPSTVAVPESASLPPVSPGAVSIPVENPPEEPRTRPSASDRRSASRGARQARRDRQEARRVERQSVAQSTPQPASQQPPIAPALPPATFTPPVARTVNVPALNPPVAPMTLAANDSIPFGQPLPGSPVDTPSAQPTQEPTPPQEPTVIPDRPNDSSTNSAPPITELSVDATFNTLIPADTELSLYYPQDTPLDLTTEPQDEVLFLAQNVRDRAGNLLVPVDSQVIGRFESNSDGSQFIARSIRIQGENRPVSAESDFLGGGREEASGNRIVRNSAAGAVVGLLLGLTTGIGVLAGVALGALSGAGSVLVSDPQTAVIQPNQVIEVRLLEDLPR, from the coding sequence ATGCGGAGCGCTACGGGACAAAAGTTTTGGCTGAGCCTTGGGCTAATGACAGCGATCGGTAGCCCTGGAATCGTTGCGGTAGAGATTTTGGGAGCTATGGGCGCGATCGCCTTCACTGCAACTGCTGCCCAAGCTGCTACCCTCAGCAATTGGAGCTTTAATCCCAATACTAATCAGTTAGAAGTTTTACTCCCGGCAGGCGTTCAGCCTCGCTACTTCTTAGTTGCAGAACCCGCCCGTATTGTTTTAGATTTACCCAGCACTCAAGTTGGGGCAGTTCCCACTGAAGGCAGCTATGGCGGAGCGATTCAACAAATTCGTGTCGCGCAATTTCAGCCAGATTTAGCACGCATTGTCCTTCAGCTTTCTCCTGATACTGTCCTAGCGCCAGGACAAGTCCAACTCGAAAAAGTTGGCTCTGTTGAGCAAGGCGCACAGCGTTGGACGCTTCGCCCACTGGTTGCCGATGCCGCCTCGCCCATTACTGCCTCTGAACCCGCCCAGCCTGCACCGACTGCTATCGCCCCTCCTTCTATCATTAGCCCTGCTCCTACTCCCTTACTCCGCTCGGAGGTGAGTACGATTCCAACTGGCTTACCGCCTGCGCTTGCTCCGATCGCCCCAAGCCCTTCTACAGTTGCGGTGCCTGAGTCAGCGAGCTTGCCTCCCGTTTCTCCTGGAGCAGTCTCTATCCCCGTAGAAAATCCTCCTGAAGAACCGCGTACTCGCCCTTCTGCCAGCGATCGACGATCGGCTAGCAGAGGGGCTCGCCAAGCCCGCCGAGATCGACAAGAAGCTCGACGAGTTGAACGTCAGTCTGTTGCACAATCTACTCCCCAACCTGCCTCACAGCAGCCCCCGATCGCTCCAGCCTTACCTCCTGCCACATTTACGCCTCCTGTCGCTAGAACAGTCAACGTCCCAGCCCTCAATCCCCCAGTAGCCCCTATGACTCTGGCTGCTAATGATTCTATTCCTTTTGGACAACCGCTCCCAGGTAGCCCAGTAGATACGCCATCAGCCCAGCCGACTCAGGAACCCACTCCCCCTCAGGAGCCCACAGTTATTCCCGATCGCCCGAACGATAGTTCCACAAATTCTGCGCCGCCAATCACTGAGCTTTCAGTCGATGCCACCTTCAATACGTTGATTCCTGCTGATACTGAGTTAAGCCTCTACTATCCTCAAGACACCCCTTTAGATCTAACAACCGAGCCCCAAGACGAAGTTTTATTTCTGGCTCAAAATGTGCGCGATCGGGCAGGCAATCTGCTGGTTCCGGTCGATAGCCAAGTAATTGGGAGGTTTGAAAGCAATAGCGATGGCAGTCAGTTTATCGCGCGATCGATTCGGATCCAGGGAGAGAACCGTCCTGTTTCTGCCGAATCAGACTTCCTGGGCGGCGGACGTGAGGAGGCTTCTGGCAACCGAATTGTTCGTAACTCTGCTGCGGGGGCAGTGGTTGGTCTTTTGCTAGGATTAACGACTGGGATAGGCGTATTGGCAGGGGTTGCCTTAGGCGCTCTTTCAGGAGCAGGCAGTGTTCTCGTCTCAGATCCGCAGACTGCCGTTATTCAACCTAACCAAGTTATAGAAGTGCGGCTCTTAGAAGACTTACCTCGGTAA
- a CDS encoding GAF domain-containing sensor histidine kinase, with protein MAMSGNIEEITTIQTSRSATQLHHLDNSMAAYHQVVEELNCYRNMGRIAQNFRQALHPNEVLKQAVETVRQLFGVDGAVLYRFQTSEEAIAAIESTPHSSVSILFDPVDQATAQDLNKIFHQLSLFIIDDYQSKDCPVEIYRLMQQHRAKAALITVIQGEGELLGIICAYQINQIRHWKTFEAEALQQLSIEVAIALQQAALYQEAKQLNVQVQEQTVELKRSLDFESVLRRITDKVRDSLDETQILQAAVEELTLGLKLGGCNASLYDWAEGTSTIRYEYIHSIPTYWGRVAQMANFPEAYQQLRQGQYFQFCSLLPNPDRGRVSTLACPIFVDVESAESMEQTVLGDLWLIHHEDYIYKEFEIRLVEQVANQCAIAIRQARLYQASQVQVQELEKLNRLKDEFLSTVSHELRTPLANVKMAIKMLRLAPTEEKRTRYLDILEEQSLRESNLINDLLEFQRLEGASCAIALQPLRLHPLALQPLRLQEWLLELVEPFQAQFITREQTFILDLPENLPTLFSDIIILQRILFELLNNACKYTVPGGKICLSVTYEPTEPPTVIFQVGNYAQIPQAELAKVFDKFYRCPNADPWSQGGTGLGLALVYNLVKQLQAAIAVDSQNEWTTFTVKHPMRIE; from the coding sequence ATGGCAATGAGTGGAAACATTGAAGAAATTACAACCATACAAACATCGCGCTCAGCGACCCAATTGCATCATCTTGATAATAGTATGGCGGCTTATCATCAAGTAGTCGAAGAGCTAAACTGTTATCGCAACATGGGTAGAATCGCTCAGAATTTTCGGCAGGCTTTGCACCCTAATGAAGTTTTGAAGCAAGCGGTAGAAACTGTTCGGCAACTGTTTGGGGTCGATGGTGCAGTGCTTTATCGCTTTCAAACCTCGGAAGAAGCGATCGCCGCTATTGAATCTACGCCCCATAGCAGCGTTTCTATCTTGTTTGACCCGGTTGATCAAGCCACAGCCCAAGACCTCAACAAAATTTTTCACCAGTTATCTTTATTTATTATTGACGATTATCAATCAAAAGACTGTCCTGTCGAGATCTATCGCTTGATGCAGCAGCATCGGGCAAAAGCAGCGCTGATTACTGTGATTCAGGGGGAAGGTGAGTTACTTGGCATTATTTGTGCTTACCAAATAAACCAAATCCGTCACTGGAAAACTTTTGAGGCAGAAGCTTTGCAGCAACTTTCGATAGAAGTGGCGATCGCCTTGCAACAAGCTGCTCTTTATCAAGAAGCCAAACAGCTTAACGTGCAAGTGCAAGAGCAGACTGTTGAGTTAAAGCGATCGCTTGACTTTGAATCGGTTCTGCGTCGGATCACTGACAAAGTTCGCGATTCTTTAGACGAAACTCAAATTCTTCAGGCAGCAGTCGAAGAACTGACCTTAGGGCTGAAGCTGGGCGGCTGTAATGCCTCGCTCTACGATTGGGCAGAAGGCACCTCGACTATTCGCTATGAGTACATTCACTCCATTCCCACCTATTGGGGAAGAGTGGCGCAAATGGCAAACTTTCCTGAAGCTTACCAACAACTTCGGCAGGGACAGTACTTTCAGTTTTGTTCGCTTCTGCCCAACCCCGATCGCGGCAGGGTTTCGACATTGGCTTGTCCCATTTTTGTTGATGTTGAGTCGGCGGAAAGCATGGAACAAACCGTTTTGGGCGACCTTTGGTTAATCCATCACGAAGACTATATCTACAAAGAGTTTGAAATTCGCTTGGTTGAGCAAGTGGCAAACCAATGCGCGATCGCCATTCGTCAAGCTCGTCTCTATCAAGCTTCCCAGGTGCAAGTCCAAGAACTTGAAAAGCTCAACCGACTCAAAGACGAATTCCTCAGCACCGTCTCTCACGAGCTCCGCACACCTCTCGCCAACGTCAAAATGGCGATCAAAATGTTAAGATTAGCGCCCACCGAAGAAAAGCGCACTCGATACCTGGATATTTTAGAGGAGCAATCTTTGCGCGAATCTAACTTGATCAACGACCTCCTGGAATTTCAGCGGTTAGAAGGAGCTTCCTGCGCGATCGCTCTTCAACCCTTACGTCTACACCCGCTTGCGCTCCAGCCCTTACGCCTACAAGAATGGTTGCTAGAATTAGTCGAACCTTTCCAGGCTCAATTCATTACCCGTGAGCAAACCTTTATCTTAGATTTACCTGAAAACTTGCCCACCTTATTTTCCGATATCATCATCTTGCAGCGAATTCTATTTGAGCTACTGAACAATGCCTGCAAATATACTGTTCCTGGCGGCAAAATTTGTCTAAGCGTTACTTACGAACCGACCGAGCCCCCTACCGTTATCTTTCAAGTTGGCAACTACGCCCAAATTCCTCAAGCAGAGTTAGCTAAAGTGTTTGATAAATTCTATCGCTGCCCTAACGCCGATCCTTGGAGTCAAGGGGGAACAGGGTTGGGTTTAGCATTGGTTTATAACCTGGTTAAGCAATTACAGGCAGCGATCGCTGTTGATAGTCAAAATGAGTGGACTACATTTACTGTCAAACATCCCATGAGAATAGAGTAA
- a CDS encoding PIN domain-containing protein, which produces MNALFADTGYFIALLNPGDQLHSQAIRLTQTLTRQTILTSELILIELLNDFSDRGAFFRHTAGQFVNQLQTSRSTQVIHVDSHLFENALTLYNQRSDKAWSLTDCSSFLIMSHYGITDAIAHDKHFIQAGFRALLKIEK; this is translated from the coding sequence GTGAACGCTCTCTTCGCCGATACGGGTTACTTTATTGCCTTACTCAACCCTGGTGATCAACTACATTCTCAAGCGATTCGTCTTACCCAAACTCTGACCCGTCAAACAATTCTTACGTCAGAACTGATTTTAATTGAACTCTTGAATGACTTCAGCGATCGCGGGGCTTTCTTCCGACACACTGCTGGACAGTTCGTTAACCAACTTCAAACCAGCCGTTCTACTCAGGTTATTCATGTAGACTCGCATCTCTTTGAGAACGCTCTCACGCTCTACAATCAGCGTTCCGATAAAGCATGGAGTCTAACGGATTGTTCCTCTTTTTTAATCATGTCGCATTACGGTATTACTGACGCGATCGCTCATGATAAACACTTCATTCAAGCTGGTTTTCGTGCTTTGCTGAAGATTGAGAAATGA
- a CDS encoding glutathione S-transferase family protein, producing the protein MSTPTLIIGNKNYSSWSMRPWLVLKQVNADFSEIRIPLNRPETRNQILRYSPTGRVPILQYGTLKIWDSLAICEHLAERFPEGLLWPQDPENRAIARAVSAEMHSGFQYLREHLPMNCRERFPNSSFSSEVQNDIDRIKTLWRTCRQQYGTGGNFLFGHFTIADTMFAPVTSRFVTYGVPLDTISHAYVETIWALPSMKQWLAEAEAEAEHIETSKP; encoded by the coding sequence ATGTCTACGCCGACCCTAATTATTGGAAACAAGAATTACTCCTCGTGGTCAATGCGTCCTTGGCTAGTGTTGAAGCAAGTGAACGCTGATTTTTCTGAAATCAGAATACCGCTCAATCGACCAGAGACACGCAATCAAATCTTGCGATATTCACCGACAGGCAGAGTTCCGATCTTGCAGTATGGAACGCTAAAGATATGGGATTCGTTAGCGATTTGTGAACATTTAGCAGAACGGTTTCCAGAAGGGCTGCTATGGCCTCAAGACCCAGAAAATCGGGCGATCGCGCGGGCGGTTAGTGCCGAAATGCACTCGGGTTTTCAATACCTCCGCGAGCATTTACCCATGAACTGTCGCGAGCGGTTTCCCAACTCAAGTTTTTCATCAGAAGTTCAAAACGATATCGATCGCATCAAAACGCTTTGGCGAACCTGCCGTCAGCAATATGGCACAGGTGGAAACTTTCTCTTCGGGCATTTCACCATTGCCGATACCATGTTTGCACCCGTTACTTCGCGATTCGTGACCTATGGCGTTCCGCTAGATACTATTTCTCATGCCTACGTAGAGACTATTTGGGCGCTTCCCAGCATGAAACAATGGTTAGCTGAGGCGGAAGCAGAAGCAGAACACATTGAGACTTCTAAACCCTAA
- a CDS encoding type II toxin-antitoxin system VapC family toxin translates to MNYLLDTNVCIIYLKGKNLNLKQELEAVNIQEIAICSIVKAELCFGAMKSANPERNFALQQKFSSQFVSLPFDDSAATIFGIVRAQLETKGTPIGAYDLQIAAIALVNNLTLVTHNTREFERVDGLQIEDWEVEV, encoded by the coding sequence ATGAATTATCTTCTTGATACAAACGTTTGCATCATATATTTGAAGGGCAAAAATTTGAACTTGAAGCAGGAGCTTGAAGCGGTTAATATCCAAGAGATCGCAATCTGTTCCATTGTCAAAGCGGAGCTTTGCTTTGGAGCGATGAAAAGTGCTAATCCAGAACGCAACTTCGCTCTACAACAAAAGTTTTCGAGTCAATTTGTCTCTCTCCCTTTTGATGACTCCGCAGCTACTATTTTTGGGATAGTCCGAGCGCAGTTAGAGACTAAAGGCACGCCCATTGGAGCTTATGATTTGCAGATTGCGGCGATCGCGCTGGTCAATAATTTAACATTGGTGACGCACAACACACGAGAATTTGAGCGAGTTGATGGTTTGCAGATTGAGGATTGGGAGGTTGAGGTTTGA
- a CDS encoding ferredoxin family protein, translating into MAHTIVTNVCEGIADCVDACPVACIHDGPGKNTKGTDWYWIDFATCIDCGICLQVCPVEGAIVPEERPDLQATP; encoded by the coding sequence ATGGCTCATACAATTGTGACAAACGTTTGCGAAGGCATTGCAGACTGCGTGGATGCTTGCCCTGTCGCCTGTATTCACGACGGCCCTGGCAAAAACACTAAAGGAACCGACTGGTATTGGATTGATTTTGCAACCTGCATTGACTGCGGGATTTGTTTGCAAGTCTGCCCCGTAGAAGGGGCGATCGTGCCAGAAGAACGTCCTGATTTGCAAGCTACACCGTAG
- a CDS encoding YihY/virulence factor BrkB family protein encodes MGKSTGRWGSFFHHFTPKTLRKVIVASNRRRLSGLASEMAYNAMLALFPTMLAVLTAIGLFKPLQTTFQNFAGRISEVAPVEALSLVTNIAEQISASQNGGLFSLSFIFAVWSASGALTTAMAALDEIHQTPRKLKRPFWKARPIAILLTVSAILMLMLAATLIFVSDIIVRAIANQSGVFSGNLLALWWLLSFPLALATMAVLFAFIYRFGPSRWNPGQPIMPGAVLAAIFWAILSNVLRIAVRFVGTNQVYGVVGAVIVLLLWLYMSSLALLIGAQINVTIGSEIRRSRVQV; translated from the coding sequence ATGGGCAAATCAACGGGCAGGTGGGGTAGTTTCTTTCATCACTTCACACCCAAAACCCTACGCAAAGTCATTGTTGCCTCTAATCGCCGCCGCCTCTCAGGTTTGGCATCAGAAATGGCGTACAACGCGATGCTGGCTCTTTTCCCAACCATGCTGGCAGTCTTAACCGCGATCGGCTTATTTAAGCCCCTTCAAACAACATTTCAAAACTTTGCAGGGAGAATTAGCGAAGTTGCACCTGTTGAAGCGCTTAGTTTAGTCACAAACATTGCCGAGCAGATTAGCGCTAGTCAAAACGGCGGGTTGTTTTCTTTAAGCTTTATCTTTGCTGTTTGGTCGGCATCGGGTGCTTTAACGACTGCCATGGCTGCTCTCGACGAAATCCATCAAACGCCTCGCAAACTCAAGCGTCCGTTCTGGAAAGCAAGACCCATTGCTATTTTGCTGACAGTGAGTGCCATTTTGATGCTGATGCTAGCTGCTACCCTAATTTTTGTCAGCGATATTATTGTTCGGGCGATCGCCAACCAAAGCGGCGTTTTTTCAGGCAATTTGCTTGCCCTTTGGTGGCTGCTAAGTTTTCCCTTAGCCTTGGCGACGATGGCAGTATTGTTTGCCTTCATTTATCGCTTTGGCCCTAGTCGATGGAACCCAGGGCAACCCATTATGCCAGGAGCGGTTTTAGCGGCAATTTTCTGGGCAATTCTTTCTAATGTGCTGCGCATTGCTGTTCGGTTCGTTGGCACCAATCAGGTTTATGGCGTAGTTGGAGCCGTAATTGTTCTATTACTTTGGCTCTATATGAGTTCATTGGCGCTGTTGATTGGCGCTCAAATTAATGTAACGATTGGCAGTGAGATTCGACGTTCGCGCGTGCAGGTATGA
- the sixA gene encoding phosphohistidine phosphatase SixA, whose translation MTTTELYIIRHGLAGEHGTYENDGNRPLTPEGIRKTKQVAKRLLELDLQFELILTSPYARALQTAEILQSTGLSQQLETSVDLLPEGNFEAWFNWFEGWQSADKKALAIVGHEPGLGQWAELLIWGEVRNRLKLKKAGIMGINVPLDDPISNSELFWLVPPKVLL comes from the coding sequence ATGACTACTACAGAGCTTTATATTATCCGTCATGGACTCGCTGGGGAACACGGAACCTATGAAAACGATGGCAATCGCCCCCTCACGCCTGAAGGTATTCGCAAAACCAAACAGGTTGCTAAACGCCTGCTTGAGTTAGATTTGCAGTTCGAGTTGATCCTCACCAGTCCCTACGCACGGGCATTGCAAACGGCTGAAATCCTTCAGTCCACTGGGTTAAGTCAGCAATTGGAAACGTCAGTAGATCTTTTACCAGAAGGAAATTTTGAAGCGTGGTTTAATTGGTTTGAGGGGTGGCAAAGTGCTGATAAAAAGGCGTTGGCGATCGTGGGGCATGAGCCGGGTCTAGGACAATGGGCAGAGCTCCTCATTTGGGGAGAGGTGCGGAACCGACTGAAGTTAAAAAAGGCAGGGATCATGGGTATCAATGTGCCGTTAGATGACCCAATTAGCAACAGTGAGCTATTTTGGTTGGTGCCACCGAAGGTGTTACTTTAG
- a CDS encoding site-2 protease family protein: MKSGWKVGSIFGIPVYLDPSWFFIVAFFTYLYGSTWRSTPWGAAGTAWIAGLVMALALFGSVLLHEIGHSLVARSQGITVNSITLFLFGGIASIDQESKTPMQAFQVAIAGPAVSFSLFIIFAIIGATFSLAAPAEAVVGQLAGLNFILTLFNMIPGLPLDGGQVLKAAIWKATGSRIKGVRWAARIGQTLGWFALILGIGACFTPIGPRFLWIALMGWFGIRNASAYSSISDLQEGLLRLKAEAAMSREFRVVDAHMTLRQFADKYLLDEAESVTYYASSEGRYRGLVPPEGLREIERSLWESETLECIIRPLDTLPAVLEAASLTEVVDLLESCSLRRITVLSPAGAVAGVIDRGDIVRTLAQNLNIPIPDDVIKRIKAEGEYPPGLQLHAIAKSAN, from the coding sequence ATGAAGTCAGGATGGAAAGTTGGGTCAATCTTTGGCATTCCTGTATACCTTGACCCGTCATGGTTCTTTATTGTGGCGTTCTTTACCTATCTCTACGGTTCGACGTGGCGATCGACTCCTTGGGGCGCAGCTGGGACTGCCTGGATTGCTGGGTTAGTGATGGCGCTGGCACTCTTTGGCTCGGTGCTACTGCATGAGATTGGGCATAGTTTGGTGGCGCGATCGCAGGGAATTACAGTCAATTCGATTACACTGTTTCTATTTGGTGGCATTGCCTCTATTGATCAAGAATCTAAAACGCCGATGCAGGCATTCCAAGTGGCGATCGCGGGCCCTGCTGTGAGCTTCAGTCTCTTCATCATCTTCGCCATCATTGGTGCTACCTTTTCCCTTGCTGCTCCTGCTGAAGCGGTTGTAGGACAGCTAGCAGGACTCAATTTCATTCTGACTCTTTTTAATATGATTCCGGGTTTGCCTTTAGATGGCGGACAAGTGCTTAAAGCTGCCATTTGGAAAGCAACTGGCAGCCGCATTAAAGGCGTTCGTTGGGCAGCAAGGATTGGACAGACCTTAGGCTGGTTTGCGCTAATTTTGGGCATAGGAGCCTGTTTTACCCCGATCGGTCCTCGCTTTCTGTGGATTGCCTTAATGGGCTGGTTCGGCATTCGCAATGCTAGTGCTTATAGCAGTATTAGCGATTTACAAGAAGGGCTATTACGGCTTAAGGCAGAAGCGGCAATGAGCCGAGAATTTCGGGTGGTTGATGCTCACATGACGCTGCGGCAGTTTGCTGATAAGTATTTGTTGGATGAAGCTGAGTCGGTCACTTATTATGCCTCCTCTGAAGGACGTTACCGAGGATTGGTTCCACCTGAGGGACTGCGTGAGATAGAGCGGAGTTTGTGGGAATCTGAAACCTTGGAATGCATTATTCGACCTTTAGATACACTTCCTGCGGTGCTAGAAGCAGCGTCTCTTACTGAGGTTGTTGATTTACTAGAGTCATGCTCGCTCCGTCGCATTACGGTTCTTTCGCCTGCTGGTGCTGTTGCAGGAGTGATTGACCGGGGCGATATTGTCCGAACCCTAGCCCAAAATCTTAATATTCCTATTCCTGACGATGTGATTAAGCGAATCAAAGCAGAGGGAGAGTATCCTCCTGGATTGCAACTCCACGCGATCGCCAAATCTGCGAACTAA
- a CDS encoding DUF1186 domain-containing protein, producing the protein MMTSQYSPPVDQLFSYGGAHDSIGDWSGYLNLGITSDHVPDLIQMLSDESLYQSESEEDDYWAVVHAWRMVSELKAEAAIPALVSALGRWGDDEAWWEWINEEFPDVFKAIGVAAIPALVDFLSDATQADFPRGTAARSLLEIGQQYPDSRLQCIEGVTRQLQAFTNNTSELNAFLVDVLVELNAIESAAVIEQAFQLNCVDESIMGDWDEVQVSLGLKTRAEVPLKRFNLLPNEPSRRERYSPFPESEGFGGASKKSKTKAKRKQQKESRKKNRGKKK; encoded by the coding sequence ATGATGACTTCCCAATACTCACCCCCGGTAGATCAACTCTTCTCCTACGGCGGCGCTCACGACAGTATCGGCGACTGGTCTGGTTATCTGAATCTTGGCATTACCTCTGACCACGTTCCTGACTTAATTCAAATGCTGTCGGATGAGTCTTTGTACCAATCAGAATCGGAAGAGGATGATTATTGGGCAGTCGTTCATGCGTGGCGAATGGTATCAGAACTAAAGGCAGAAGCTGCAATTCCGGCTCTAGTTTCTGCCTTGGGTCGTTGGGGCGATGACGAAGCTTGGTGGGAGTGGATTAATGAAGAATTCCCAGATGTGTTTAAGGCGATCGGCGTAGCAGCAATCCCGGCATTAGTTGATTTTTTGAGTGATGCGACGCAGGCAGATTTTCCACGCGGTACAGCGGCTCGTTCTTTGCTAGAGATTGGGCAACAATATCCCGATAGCCGTCTTCAGTGCATTGAGGGCGTAACTCGGCAACTCCAGGCTTTTACTAACAACACGTCAGAGCTAAATGCTTTTCTGGTTGACGTGCTTGTTGAATTAAACGCGATAGAGTCTGCGGCGGTCATTGAGCAAGCCTTTCAACTCAATTGTGTCGATGAGTCTATTATGGGCGATTGGGATGAGGTGCAGGTTTCTCTAGGGTTGAAAACCCGTGCAGAAGTGCCCTTAAAACGATTTAACCTCCTACCAAATGAGCCTAGCAGGCGAGAGCGGTATTCCCCGTTTCCAGAATCTGAAGGCTTTGGGGGGGCATCGAAAAAATCAAAGACGAAGGCAAAGCGGAAGCAGCAGAAGGAGTCGCGGAAGAAGAATCGGGGAAAGAAAAAGTGA
- a CDS encoding methyltransferase domain-containing protein: protein MLKTFLLRSLLVIVSVLSLLLNPFPAEAFSFAGQTLGGKPETYEERSLHHPDGIGKFYMGREIAQVMGHQGAAWLERSSRGIEEQPEAAIAALDLKPTSVVADVGAGTGYFSFRISPHVSQGKVLAVDVQPEMIEILNFLKNENQADNVEPILGSGTDPNLPANSVDLALLVDAYHEFEYPKEIMAGIFNALKPGGQVVLLEYRGENPLIPIKGLHKMSQKQVKKEMQAVGLAWQETKDLLPQQHMMFFQKPEPA, encoded by the coding sequence ATGCTTAAGACTTTTTTATTGCGCAGTTTACTCGTTATCGTAAGCGTTTTGTCTCTGCTGCTCAACCCTTTCCCGGCTGAGGCATTTTCTTTCGCTGGGCAAACCTTGGGCGGTAAGCCCGAAACCTACGAGGAGCGATCGCTTCATCACCCCGATGGAATTGGCAAATTTTATATGGGTCGAGAAATTGCGCAAGTGATGGGGCATCAAGGGGCGGCATGGCTGGAGCGCTCTAGCCGAGGCATTGAAGAACAACCCGAAGCGGCGATCGCAGCACTTGACCTAAAACCGACGAGTGTCGTTGCTGACGTTGGCGCAGGCACCGGATACTTCAGCTTTCGGATTAGCCCCCACGTTTCTCAAGGGAAAGTGCTGGCGGTGGATGTGCAACCCGAAATGATCGAGATTCTCAACTTCCTTAAAAACGAAAATCAAGCAGATAACGTTGAACCCATTTTAGGGAGCGGCACCGATCCTAACTTGCCTGCCAATAGCGTTGACTTGGCGCTGCTGGTCGATGCCTATCACGAGTTTGAGTATCCTAAGGAAATCATGGCAGGAATCTTTAATGCCCTCAAGCCGGGTGGACAAGTGGTGCTGCTGGAATATCGGGGCGAAAATCCTTTGATTCCCATTAAGGGTCTCCATAAAATGTCGCAAAAGCAGGTTAAGAAAGAAATGCAGGCAGTAGGCTTAGCGTGGCAAGAAACGAAAGACCTGCTCCCCCAACAGCACATGATGTTTTTTCAAAAGCCTGAGCCTGCTTGA